From a single Gemmatimonadota bacterium genomic region:
- a CDS encoding SDR family oxidoreductase: MRSPDALPSEAPDPADSFGARLREALTVLESVVQDRGLLAALPKDEQQRLIQAAGSVFCPDKQQRRRLVKELVRQRNQADAEREEALLDQTGIRALRRKPTFTTPNIFPPRGFEPGDLAPGDGGLPGAIESGRAATSPPVVESTHCYVCKEDYSEIHHFYDQLCPACAEYNYAKRMELADLSGRVALVTGGRVKIGYQAAIKLLRSGAHVIVTTRFPRDGAARFAAEPDFPDWGDRLEIVGLDLRHTPSVEAFCSALLATGSRLDFIINNACQTVRRPPAFYEHMMEAETAAVHTLPEHVRRLVGSYEGLRGYHMLPEGPATAAVEVALASGDRTAPLAGLARAAELSQVALLPDEVEAQKALFPGGRLDQDLQQVDLRDMNSWRMLLADVPTVELLEVHLVNAVAPFILNARLKPLMLRTPERDKHIVNVSAMEGQFYRTSKTTRHPHTNMAKAALNMMTRTAAADYHNDGIHMNAVDTGWVTDEDPAALAERKRVEHRFHPPLDIVDGAARIVDPIIHGFNSGEHVWGRFLKDYKPTHW, encoded by the coding sequence ATGCGATCTCCAGACGCCCTTCCCTCCGAGGCGCCGGACCCGGCCGACTCCTTCGGGGCCCGCCTCCGGGAAGCCCTGACCGTCCTGGAATCCGTGGTACAGGACCGTGGCCTGTTGGCGGCGTTACCCAAGGACGAGCAACAGCGCCTGATCCAGGCGGCCGGCTCCGTGTTCTGCCCGGACAAGCAGCAGCGCCGCCGTCTGGTCAAGGAACTGGTCCGGCAGCGCAACCAGGCGGATGCCGAGCGCGAGGAGGCACTGCTCGATCAAACGGGCATCCGGGCTCTCCGCCGCAAGCCCACGTTCACCACGCCCAACATCTTTCCTCCGCGGGGGTTCGAGCCGGGCGATCTGGCGCCCGGAGACGGAGGCCTGCCTGGGGCCATCGAGTCCGGCCGCGCGGCTACGTCGCCGCCCGTCGTCGAGAGCACACACTGCTACGTGTGCAAAGAGGACTACTCGGAGATCCATCACTTCTACGACCAGCTCTGTCCGGCATGCGCCGAGTACAACTATGCCAAGCGCATGGAGCTGGCGGATCTCAGCGGACGAGTGGCCCTGGTGACGGGAGGTCGGGTCAAGATCGGCTATCAGGCCGCCATCAAGCTCCTGCGCAGCGGCGCCCACGTGATCGTGACCACGCGCTTTCCTCGGGATGGAGCCGCCCGCTTCGCGGCGGAGCCGGACTTCCCGGACTGGGGGGATCGACTGGAGATCGTCGGGTTGGATCTACGGCACACACCCAGCGTGGAAGCGTTCTGCTCCGCGCTGCTCGCCACCGGAAGCCGACTCGACTTCATCATCAACAACGCCTGTCAGACGGTTCGCCGGCCACCCGCATTCTACGAGCATATGATGGAGGCCGAGACTGCAGCGGTGCACACCCTTCCGGAGCACGTCCGCCGCTTGGTCGGTAGCTATGAAGGTCTGCGTGGCTATCACATGCTCCCGGAAGGCCCGGCGACGGCCGCGGTGGAGGTGGCGCTCGCATCCGGGGACCGCACCGCGCCGCTGGCGGGACTGGCCCGGGCAGCGGAGCTCAGCCAGGTAGCGCTGCTGCCGGACGAGGTCGAAGCGCAGAAGGCGTTGTTTCCCGGGGGCAGACTCGATCAGGACCTGCAGCAGGTGGATCTGCGCGACATGAACTCCTGGCGGATGCTGCTGGCAGACGTGCCCACCGTGGAGCTGCTGGAGGTGCATCTCGTCAATGCGGTGGCGCCCTTCATCCTGAACGCGCGTCTCAAGCCCTTGATGCTGCGCACTCCGGAGCGCGACAAGCACATCGTCAACGTGTCGGCGATGGAGGGCCAGTTCTATCGTACGTCCAAGACCACGCGGCATCCACACACCAACATGGCCAAGGCCGCGCTGAACATGATGACGCGCACCGCCGCGGCCGACTACCACAACGACGGCATCCACATGAACGCGGTCGACACGGGGTGGGTGACGGACGAGGATCCGGCCGCGCTCGCGGAGCGCAAGCGCGTGGAACACCGCTTCCATCCGCCGCTCGACATCGTCGACGGCGCCGCCCGCATCGTCGATCCCATCATCCACGGGTTCAACTCGGGCGAGCACGTGTGGGGAAGGTTCCTGAAGGACTACAAGCCCACGCACTGGTAG
- a CDS encoding Glu/Leu/Phe/Val dehydrogenase dimerization domain-containing protein — protein MQSGTNDPLSGASLADAHPFGLAEKLDRWGGEELILRRDGPTGAWIVIALHSSVMGPPTGGTRFKPYPDLDAAIADALRLSEGMTHKYAVAGFPRGGGKAVIHAPIPLDPAARAGLLRRYGSVLSRLGGTFQTGPDVGTSSEDMDVIGENGAPWVFARTPAAGGAGSSGPYTALGVFAGIRAACTHVFGGEGLRGRTVLVQGAGSVGERLITLLRSAGASVCFSDVDPECARRIREQEAVPLVEPEAVYGTACDVFAPCALGAVLNERTIPLLSCRLVAGGANNQLAGEADGTRLHERGILYVPDYAVNIGGAMAITGIEAMGWTPSEAERRVVESVERAVGRLLELVEREGVLPEVAARSLARERLAAASA, from the coding sequence ATGCAGTCCGGCACGAACGACCCGCTCTCCGGTGCCTCGCTCGCGGATGCGCATCCGTTCGGCCTGGCGGAGAAGCTCGATCGCTGGGGTGGCGAGGAGCTCATTCTCAGACGCGACGGCCCGACCGGTGCCTGGATCGTCATCGCGCTGCACTCGTCCGTCATGGGTCCGCCGACGGGCGGCACGCGCTTCAAGCCCTATCCCGACCTGGACGCTGCCATCGCGGATGCGCTGCGCCTGTCGGAGGGCATGACGCACAAATACGCCGTGGCGGGATTCCCGAGAGGGGGCGGCAAGGCCGTGATCCACGCACCAATCCCGCTCGACCCTGCGGCCCGCGCAGGGCTGCTGCGGCGCTACGGTAGCGTGTTGTCCCGGCTGGGTGGGACGTTCCAGACGGGTCCGGACGTGGGCACGTCGTCCGAAGACATGGACGTGATCGGAGAGAACGGCGCGCCTTGGGTCTTCGCCCGCACGCCGGCTGCGGGGGGAGCGGGTTCGTCTGGGCCCTACACGGCGTTGGGGGTCTTCGCGGGCATCCGTGCCGCCTGCACCCACGTGTTCGGGGGCGAGGGGCTGCGGGGACGCACCGTGTTGGTGCAGGGCGCCGGCAGCGTTGGGGAGCGCTTGATCACGCTGCTGCGGAGCGCGGGAGCGTCCGTATGCTTCAGCGACGTCGATCCCGAGTGCGCCCGCCGTATCCGTGAGCAGGAAGCGGTTCCGCTCGTGGAGCCCGAGGCGGTGTACGGCACCGCGTGCGACGTGTTCGCCCCCTGCGCGTTGGGCGCCGTGCTGAACGAGCGGACCATCCCCCTGCTCTCCTGCCGCCTGGTGGCCGGTGGTGCCAACAACCAGTTGGCCGGCGAGGCTGACGGGACGCGGCTGCACGAGCGCGGCATCCTCTACGTGCCCGACTACGCCGTCAACATCGGTGGGGCCATGGCCATCACCGGCATCGAGGCCATGGGCTGGACGCCGTCGGAGGCCGAGCGAAGGGTCGTCGAATCCGTGGAGCGCGCGGTGGGCCGGCTCCTGGAGCTCGTGGAGCGGGAGGGTGTCCTGCCCGAGGTGGCGGCGCGTTCGTTGGCACGGGAGCGGTTGGCCGCGGCGAGCGCCTGA
- the thrC gene encoding threonine synthase → MRYRSTRDPSPSVGFSDAILQGLAPDGGLYVPERFPGYDLTALSSIDRYPDFAAAVLEPFLEGDALAESLAEICARAFDFPVPLVSLPQHTALLELFHGPTAAFKDFGARFLAHCLERCPPDAAGPRTILVATSGDTGAAVAAACHGRPGLQVAVLYPQGGVAPRQEQQLTCWDGNVQSFAVRGTFDDCQRIVKEVFRSGRWPGGGALTSANSINVGRLLPQVVYHAWASLRYEAEHGTPAGVLIPSGNVGNAVGAFWARRLGFPLRAIGIATNANRVIPDFFGGAPWQPRASQRTLANAMDVGDPSNMERLFDLFPDPQELRSAAHSETVDDDTIRRIIREGPTRWGQVFCPHTATAVALREQLGTAHWVVVATAHPAKFDSIVEPLIGAPVPVPPPLATLLDRPRRVTVIDPTAEALRSAWSGAAPG, encoded by the coding sequence GTGAGGTACCGGAGCACGCGAGACCCGTCGCCGTCGGTTGGCTTCTCGGACGCGATCCTCCAGGGTCTCGCGCCGGACGGAGGGCTCTACGTGCCGGAACGCTTTCCGGGCTACGACCTGACCGCGCTCTCCAGCATCGATCGCTACCCCGACTTCGCGGCAGCGGTGCTCGAACCCTTCCTGGAGGGGGATGCACTGGCCGAGAGCCTCGCCGAGATCTGCGCGCGGGCGTTCGACTTTCCGGTGCCCCTGGTGTCCCTGCCCCAGCACACGGCACTCCTCGAGCTGTTCCACGGCCCCACCGCGGCCTTCAAGGACTTCGGCGCCCGCTTCCTGGCGCACTGCCTCGAGCGCTGCCCGCCCGATGCCGCCGGGCCACGCACGATTCTGGTGGCCACCTCGGGCGACACCGGTGCCGCAGTGGCGGCCGCCTGCCATGGGCGCCCCGGCCTCCAGGTCGCGGTGCTCTACCCCCAGGGAGGCGTGGCCCCGCGGCAGGAGCAGCAGCTGACCTGCTGGGACGGCAATGTCCAGAGCTTCGCGGTACGCGGCACCTTCGACGACTGCCAACGCATCGTGAAGGAGGTGTTCCGCTCCGGTCGCTGGCCCGGCGGGGGCGCCCTCACCTCCGCAAACAGCATCAACGTGGGACGCCTGCTCCCCCAGGTCGTCTACCATGCGTGGGCGTCCCTGCGCTACGAGGCCGAGCACGGCACGCCCGCCGGAGTGCTCATCCCGTCCGGCAACGTCGGCAACGCGGTCGGTGCCTTCTGGGCCCGCCGCCTGGGCTTCCCCCTCCGAGCCATCGGCATCGCCACCAATGCCAATCGGGTGATCCCGGACTTCTTCGGTGGCGCCCCCTGGCAGCCGCGTGCGTCGCAGCGGACCCTGGCCAACGCTATGGACGTCGGTGACCCGAGCAACATGGAACGGCTCTTCGACCTTTTTCCCGACCCACAGGAGCTGCGCAGCGCTGCTCACTCCGAGACGGTGGACGACGACACCATTCGGCGCATCATCCGCGAGGGGCCGACGCGCTGGGGCCAGGTCTTCTGCCCGCACACCGCCACTGCGGTCGCGTTGCGCGAGCAATTGGGCACGGCCCACTGGGTGGTGGTGGCCACCGCACACCCGGCCAAGTTCGACTCGATCGTGGAGCCGTTGATCGGAGCGCCAGTGCCGGTCCCGCCCCCGTTGGCGACACTGCTCGACCGCCCTCGGCGAGTGACGGTGATCGACCCGACCGCCGAGGCCCTGCGCAGCGCGTGGAGCGGCGCCGCGCCCGGCTGA
- a CDS encoding homoserine kinase — protein sequence MSDHIAPQLTTVTAFAPATVANVAVGFDVLGFAVGGFGDRVTVHARPGTQGVRIEQIQGIPDPLPLEPERNTASVAIQAMLADHPLPFGIALEIEKGIPLGSGMGGSAASAVAAVVALGGLLDAPVPAEQLLRYATAGEAVASGAIHADNVAPCLLGGLTAVVDTDPLDVVSIPVPAGLSVVVVHPHLKIETRAARLSMPREVSVVRHVRQSMHLTGFLHACFRDDAAQVGRHMVDLIAEDARAPLIPGFKDARGAALAAGALSLSIAGSGPTVFAWVEDHEVAHSVESAIRWTFQQQGIACDAWSGPVNRTGAHLCR from the coding sequence GTGTCCGATCACATCGCTCCCCAGCTCACCACCGTCACTGCCTTCGCGCCGGCCACCGTGGCCAACGTTGCGGTCGGCTTCGACGTCCTGGGCTTCGCGGTGGGCGGATTCGGCGACCGGGTTACGGTGCACGCACGCCCCGGCACCCAAGGAGTGCGCATCGAGCAGATCCAGGGCATCCCGGACCCGCTGCCACTCGAGCCCGAACGCAACACGGCCTCGGTGGCGATCCAGGCCATGCTCGCGGACCACCCCCTTCCCTTCGGCATCGCGCTGGAGATCGAGAAGGGCATTCCGCTGGGGTCGGGCATGGGCGGGTCGGCCGCTTCGGCGGTGGCGGCCGTGGTGGCGCTGGGCGGCTTGCTGGACGCACCGGTCCCTGCGGAGCAGCTCCTGCGCTACGCGACCGCGGGGGAAGCGGTCGCCAGCGGCGCCATTCACGCGGACAACGTGGCTCCCTGCCTGCTCGGTGGGCTGACCGCCGTCGTCGATACCGACCCGCTCGACGTGGTCTCCATTCCCGTGCCCGCCGGACTCTCGGTCGTGGTGGTTCACCCCCACCTCAAGATCGAAACACGAGCCGCACGTCTGTCCATGCCACGCGAGGTGTCCGTGGTGCGTCACGTCCGCCAATCGATGCACCTCACCGGCTTCCTGCACGCCTGCTTCCGCGACGACGCCGCCCAGGTCGGGCGTCACATGGTGGACCTGATCGCGGAGGACGCGCGCGCCCCGCTGATCCCGGGCTTCAAGGACGCACGTGGTGCCGCGCTGGCGGCGGGCGCGCTGTCCCTGTCCATCGCCGGCTCGGGCCCCACCGTCTTCGCCTGGGTGGAGGACCACGAGGTAGCCCACTCGGTCGAGTCCGCGATCCGGTGGACCTTCCAGCAGCAGGGCATCGCCTGCGACGCCTGGAGCGGTCCCGTCAATCGGACCGGCGCCCACCTGTGCCGCTGA
- a CDS encoding creatininase family protein encodes MRIADLNWMQLEEVLRREDRAVLPLGSTEQHATLSLATDSILAERVALEAAEPLGVPVFPVLPYGVTPYFTGYPGTVSLQVETYLRVVGDVLDNLRRMGCRRILLVNGHGGNAPAASFAVEWAARSHDVRVKVHNWWNAPRTLAHLQGIDALGSHASWAESFPWTRLAGVVAPEAPAPPIDRVRMSVMTPGEVRDYLGGGNMGGLHQRPDEDMLSLWRVGVQETREQLEGPWR; translated from the coding sequence ATGCGTATCGCCGACCTGAACTGGATGCAGTTGGAAGAGGTCCTGCGGCGGGAGGACCGCGCCGTCCTTCCGCTGGGGAGCACCGAGCAGCACGCCACGCTCTCCCTCGCCACCGATTCCATCCTGGCCGAACGGGTGGCCCTCGAGGCCGCCGAGCCTTTGGGCGTGCCCGTCTTCCCCGTTTTGCCCTACGGCGTCACACCCTATTTCACGGGATATCCGGGCACGGTCTCCCTGCAGGTGGAGACCTACCTGCGGGTCGTGGGCGACGTCCTGGACAACCTGCGCCGTATGGGCTGCCGCCGGATTCTCCTGGTGAACGGCCACGGAGGAAACGCGCCGGCCGCGTCGTTCGCGGTCGAGTGGGCCGCCCGTAGCCACGATGTTCGCGTCAAGGTGCACAACTGGTGGAATGCTCCTCGAACGCTTGCCCACCTTCAGGGGATCGACGCGCTGGGCTCGCATGCGTCCTGGGCAGAGAGCTTCCCGTGGACTCGACTGGCAGGTGTGGTTGCACCCGAAGCACCCGCACCCCCGATCGACCGGGTGCGAATGTCCGTGATGACGCCGGGCGAGGTTCGCGACTACCTCGGAGGGGGCAACATGGGTGGTCTGCATCAGCGCCCGGACGAGGATATGCTCTCACTGTGGCGTGTGGGCGTGCAGGAGACCCGCGAGCAGCTGGAGGGTCCGTGGAGGTGA
- a CDS encoding SDR family NAD(P)-dependent oxidoreductase, which produces MKIEFPERAVLVTGAGHGIGRAIAVGFATRGAHVWATCVDQEGLARTLGLLGPRGQSRHMDVTDPDAVAAVVSEIEGRHGAIDVLVNNAGGVRGQRGRPVEEVSDGDWQDILSVNLTGTFNCSRAVAVGMKRAGRGAIVNISSGAGLGVSLTGIQAYASAKHGQIGLTRQLAHELGPFGVRVNAIAPGFVLSNPDTERQWERYGEDGQRRLLESIHLRRLGRPEDIASAALFLASEHAGWITGQVLQVNGGR; this is translated from the coding sequence ATGAAGATCGAGTTTCCGGAGCGTGCGGTTCTGGTCACCGGGGCGGGGCATGGCATCGGCCGCGCCATTGCCGTGGGGTTCGCCACGCGGGGGGCGCACGTGTGGGCGACCTGCGTGGATCAGGAGGGTCTGGCGAGGACGTTGGGTCTGCTCGGCCCGCGAGGTCAGAGCCGCCACATGGACGTCACCGATCCGGACGCCGTAGCGGCGGTGGTGTCCGAGATCGAAGGCCGGCACGGCGCGATCGACGTCCTGGTCAACAACGCCGGGGGGGTGCGCGGGCAGCGAGGTCGGCCCGTGGAAGAGGTGAGCGACGGCGACTGGCAGGACATCCTCTCCGTGAACCTCACGGGGACGTTCAACTGCTCGCGGGCGGTGGCCGTCGGAATGAAGCGCGCGGGCCGCGGCGCCATCGTCAACATCTCGAGTGGGGCCGGTTTGGGGGTGAGCCTGACCGGGATCCAGGCCTACGCGTCGGCCAAGCACGGGCAGATCGGCCTGACCCGCCAACTCGCGCACGAGCTCGGCCCCTTCGGGGTCCGCGTCAACGCGATTGCGCCGGGATTCGTGCTCTCCAACCCCGATACCGAGCGGCAGTGGGAGCGCTACGGCGAGGACGGACAGCGGCGCCTGCTGGAGTCCATCCACCTGCGGCGCCTGGGTCGACCCGAGGACATCGCCAGTGCCGCCCTCTTCCTGGCCTCGGAGCATGCGGGCTGGATTACGGGGCAGGTGCTACAGGTGAACGGAGGACGCTGA
- a CDS encoding isoaspartyl peptidase/L-asparaginase produces MSGPSPLRVRTGVVIHGGVGTLPRHRMTPELQTAYERTLTESLEAGHAALDRGGSAVDAVVAAVRVMEDSALFNAGRGSNYDEHGVVTMDASLMRSDRLDAGAVAGVTRVRHPIELARLVMERSRHLMLIGEGAEAFAWQQGVEPARASWFDTERRWDELVRARTRAAGGRPNVLGDADPAEVDGNAWDAVASRSGTVGAVALDARGELAAATSTGGMANKTWGRVGDTPIVGAGTYAGPRCAVSCTGWGEYFIRNAVAYDVHARMAYGAASLAEATQAVIWETLERQVPGSGGLVAIDGAGNVELCFNTPGMYRGWVDQDGRISVAIYREDS; encoded by the coding sequence ATGAGCGGACCTTCCCCCCTTCGCGTGCGCACCGGTGTGGTCATCCACGGAGGCGTGGGCACCCTTCCCCGGCACCGTATGACCCCGGAGCTCCAGACCGCGTACGAGCGCACCTTGACCGAGTCGCTCGAGGCTGGGCACGCGGCGCTCGACCGTGGAGGGTCGGCGGTGGACGCCGTGGTGGCGGCCGTGCGCGTCATGGAGGACTCGGCGCTCTTCAATGCCGGGCGAGGCTCCAACTACGACGAGCACGGCGTGGTCACGATGGACGCCTCGCTCATGCGGAGTGACCGCCTCGACGCAGGCGCGGTGGCGGGGGTCACCCGCGTGCGCCATCCGATCGAGCTGGCTCGCCTGGTGATGGAGCGGTCGCGGCATTTGATGCTGATCGGAGAAGGCGCCGAGGCCTTCGCCTGGCAACAGGGCGTCGAGCCGGCGCGCGCGAGCTGGTTCGACACGGAGCGCCGCTGGGACGAGTTGGTCCGTGCCCGAACTCGCGCCGCGGGCGGTCGCCCCAACGTCCTGGGGGATGCCGACCCCGCCGAGGTCGACGGGAACGCCTGGGACGCGGTGGCCTCCCGGTCGGGTACCGTAGGCGCAGTGGCCCTCGATGCGCGGGGCGAGCTGGCCGCAGCCACTTCCACGGGCGGGATGGCCAACAAGACCTGGGGACGCGTGGGGGACACTCCGATCGTCGGTGCCGGCACCTACGCCGGTCCCCGCTGTGCGGTATCCTGCACGGGATGGGGCGAGTACTTCATCCGCAACGCCGTCGCCTATGACGTGCACGCCCGCATGGCCTACGGTGCTGCGTCCCTCGCCGAAGCGACGCAGGCGGTCATCTGGGAGACCCTCGAGCGGCAGGTGCCCGGTTCAGGCGGGCTGGTCGCGATCGACGGAGCGGGGAACGTGGAGCTCTGCTTCAACACCCCCGGGATGTACCGCGGCTGGGTCGATCAGGACGGGCGCATCTCGGTAGCAATCTATCGAGAGGACAGCTGA
- a CDS encoding 2-dehydropantoate 2-reductase produces the protein MTESEPSLSRPSVQTPLLIWGAGAMGGTIGAALARAGHAVRLVDQDREHVEAMRSRGLAIVGPVAEFSVPADAWTPTDLSGTYDRVLLCVKAHHTADAIAQVEPFLAKDGYVVSIQNGLNEVVIADHVGATRTIGAFVNFGADLLEPGVVHWGGRGAVVLGELNGSFSERLRQLHTVLLDFEPGAIQTDNVLGYLWSKLAYGALLFATALTDASIADVLDSPAHRSLLVEVGREVCRVADSVGIRLEAFDGFDPSAFGSGASDGDAHRSLADLVAFNRRSAKTHSGIWRDLAVRKRRTEVDAQLGPIVDSGERTGVAVPLIARIIHQIHEIEQGTRAQRWANLDELTRT, from the coding sequence GTGACCGAGTCGGAGCCTTCCCTGTCCCGCCCCAGCGTCCAGACGCCGCTCCTGATCTGGGGCGCCGGCGCCATGGGCGGCACCATCGGGGCCGCGCTGGCGCGCGCGGGTCACGCCGTGCGCCTCGTCGATCAGGACAGGGAGCATGTGGAGGCGATGCGGTCGCGGGGACTGGCCATCGTCGGCCCCGTGGCCGAGTTCTCGGTCCCCGCCGATGCCTGGACGCCCACCGACCTGTCAGGCACCTACGACCGGGTGCTCCTGTGCGTGAAGGCCCACCACACGGCGGACGCCATTGCTCAGGTCGAGCCCTTCCTGGCCAAGGATGGCTACGTCGTCTCCATCCAGAATGGGTTGAACGAGGTAGTGATCGCAGACCACGTCGGAGCCACCCGAACCATCGGCGCCTTCGTGAACTTCGGCGCCGACCTCCTCGAGCCGGGAGTCGTGCACTGGGGTGGGCGCGGCGCCGTGGTGCTGGGCGAGCTGAACGGCTCCTTCTCCGAGCGCCTGCGACAACTGCACACGGTGCTCCTGGACTTCGAGCCCGGTGCCATCCAGACCGACAACGTCCTGGGCTATCTCTGGAGCAAGCTCGCCTACGGCGCCCTGCTGTTCGCGACCGCGCTCACCGATGCGTCGATCGCCGACGTCCTGGACTCGCCAGCCCACCGGTCGTTGCTGGTGGAGGTGGGGCGCGAAGTGTGCCGGGTCGCGGACTCCGTCGGCATTCGGCTGGAGGCCTTCGATGGATTCGACCCTTCGGCGTTCGGTAGCGGAGCCAGCGACGGCGACGCGCATCGCTCCCTGGCGGATCTGGTGGCGTTCAACCGACGTTCAGCCAAGACCCACAGTGGGATCTGGCGAGATCTGGCCGTTCGGAAGCGCCGAACCGAAGTCGACGCCCAGTTGGGTCCCATTGTCGACAGCGGGGAGCGCACGGGCGTCGCCGTTCCATTGATTGCGCGCATCATCCATCAGATCCACGAGATCGAACAAGGCACCCGAGCACAGCGGTGGGCGAACCTGGACGAACTGACGAGGACGTGA
- a CDS encoding DUF4440 domain-containing protein: protein MRRRGWVALVLAYAFLASGAAAQEADVRRAIRETLGAWSSGDFDRFASYYHPQARGFFLDGGVLLEGVDAEALKAGYEAGVRASFTLADLDVRLFGDVAVSEAYLEGALTLPGGAVRPGTWRYSETRIREGSTWKVVQFHFSPMTAAAR, encoded by the coding sequence GTGCGGAGACGAGGATGGGTGGCGCTGGTGCTAGCATACGCGTTCCTGGCCAGCGGCGCAGCCGCACAGGAGGCCGACGTGCGCCGCGCGATCCGTGAGACGCTGGGCGCGTGGTCCTCCGGGGACTTCGACCGTTTCGCGTCCTATTATCACCCCCAGGCGCGGGGGTTCTTCCTGGACGGCGGCGTGTTGCTGGAGGGCGTGGACGCGGAAGCGCTCAAGGCTGGATACGAGGCCGGGGTCCGCGCCAGTTTCACCCTCGCTGATCTCGACGTCCGTCTGTTTGGCGACGTAGCCGTCTCAGAAGCCTATCTGGAGGGTGCCTTGACCCTGCCCGGCGGCGCGGTTCGACCCGGTACCTGGCGCTACAGTGAGACACGGATCCGGGAGGGCTCCACGTGGAAGGTGGTGCAGTTCCATTTCTCTCCCATGACCGCGGCGGCACGCTGA